A single Schistocerca piceifrons isolate TAMUIC-IGC-003096 chromosome 6, iqSchPice1.1, whole genome shotgun sequence DNA region contains:
- the LOC124803447 gene encoding uncharacterized protein LOC124803447 encodes MTAEATTVLPAWLDKQFAETSLKESDASRDLNVTSVTVQRATAIGDNYLSDVYRMTVELERNASPYGSSLSLIIKCLPTGEVMQKLVQEIQAFEHETRMFCETIPAMSQILEKAAPGKYTQLSAKRFASGKQPVSYLVLEDLKARGFSLAKRCSGLDLAHSKLVVRKLAEFHAASVKLFDQDPSALDNYLVFKLLHEPTAQQLETFLKQGCRLLADQLDTLDGSFSKYAPRIRTLAESIFPRLADLTQRKGKFRVLTHADTWVNNIMFRYAAGVVQDVVLLDFQLSSYSSPSIDLQYFTHTSLTEEVYANHLTDLLKEYHSHLIEVMNDIGISTDKQISFEELLADFEAQALYAVYSAVAVLPIVRTQDETRFDVEASLNESDSAANRNTFASAQYMQAIK; translated from the coding sequence ATGACCGCGGAAGCCACCACCGTGCTGCCTGCTTGGCTGGACAAGCAGTTCGCAGAGACTTCGCTGAAGGAGAGCGACGCGTCCAGAGACTTGAACGTCACCTCGGTCACTGTGCAGAGGGCGACGGCTATAGGCGACAACTACCTCAGCGACGTCTACCGCATGACCGTCGAGCTGGAGCGCAACGCCAGTCCCTATGGCAGCTCCCTGTCGCTGATCATCAAGTGCCTCCCGACGGGAGAGGTGATGCAGAAGTTGGTGCAGGAGATACAAGCCTTCGAGCACGAGACTCGCATGTTCTGCGAGACCATTCCCGCGATGTCACAAATCCTGGAGAAGGCGGCACCCGGTAAATACACGCAGCTGTCTGCCAAGCGTTTCGCCTCTGGGAAGCAGCCGGTCAGCTATCTGGTTCTCGAGGACTTGAAGGCCAGAGGGTTCTCGCTGGCGAAGAGGTGCAGCGGACTCGATTTGGCGCACTCCAAACTCGTTGTCAGGAAACTGGCTGAGTTCCATGCAGCCTCCGTCAAGCTGTTCGATCAGGACCCATCGGCTCTGGACAACTACCTGGTCTTCAAGTTGTTGCACGAACCTACGGCGCAGCAACTGGAGACCTTCTTGAAACAGGGCTGCAGGTTACTTGCGGATCAGTTGGACACGTTAGACGGATCGTTCTCAAAGTATGCGCCGAGGATACGAACTCTCGCAGAAAGCATATTTCCACGGCTAGCTGACTTGACGCAGCGGAAGGGAAAGTTTCGTGTGCTAACCCACGCAGATACATGGGTCAACAACATCATGTTCAGATACGCTGCAGGAGTCGTCCAAGACGTGGTCCTTCTCGATTTCCAGTTGTCTTCCTACAGTTCACCTTCGATTGACTTGCAATATTTTACTCACACAAGCCTTACGGAAGAAGTGTACGCCAATCATTTAACAGACCTTCTGAAGGAGTACCACAGCCATTTAATCGAGGTGATGAACGATATTGGTATCAGTACGGACAAACAGATATCCTTTGAGGAGCTACTGGCGGACTTCGAGGCGCAAGCACTGTACGCTGTTTACTCGGCGGTAGCGGTACTGCCAATCGTGCGCACTCAAGACGAAACTAGATTCGATGTGGAAGCGTCTCTGAACGAAAGTGACAGTGCTGCCAACAGAAACACCTTCGCGAGCGCTCAGTATATGCAGGCTATAAAATAA